Proteins from a single region of Humidesulfovibrio mexicanus:
- the coaBC gene encoding bifunctional phosphopantothenoylcysteine decarboxylase/phosphopantothenate--cysteine ligase CoaBC — translation MTTDHLRFPCFLGARVHLGVTGSVAAYKSLDLLRLLTSADLGVGVTLTQSAQRFIGAESFRALGADLVYTDMFHAEPDRDPFGHLAPGRCAKALVIAPATANTLAKIANGIADDMLSTQALAFNGPLILAPAMNPAMWAAPATQANWRTLLDRGAIGVGPASGSVACGDTGAGRMAPVEQVFAEALRALSPQDMAGKRVLITLGPTREYWDAIRYLSNPSSGLMGASLAVAAWMRGAQVHVVAGPCSFVFPPSIRVTRVVGAREMFAAANDFWPEADMACCAAAVCDFRPVPPPCGIGNKLKKRDLDGPPVMELEANPDILRSLGQNKRDHQTLIGFAAETGDLLPQASLKLTEKRLDLVVANKVNVPGSGFDAPTNAVLVLDRNGRVEHWPELPKTEVAWRIWDHLQHL, via the coding sequence TTGACCACTGACCATCTCCGCTTTCCCTGCTTCCTGGGCGCCAGGGTCCACCTTGGCGTCACAGGCAGCGTGGCCGCGTACAAGAGCCTCGACCTGCTCCGGCTGCTCACCTCCGCGGACCTTGGCGTAGGCGTGACCCTGACCCAGAGCGCGCAGCGGTTCATCGGGGCGGAAAGCTTCCGCGCCCTAGGGGCCGATCTGGTCTACACCGACATGTTCCACGCCGAACCCGACCGTGATCCCTTCGGACACCTCGCCCCCGGCCGCTGCGCAAAGGCGTTGGTCATCGCCCCGGCCACGGCCAACACCCTGGCCAAAATCGCCAACGGCATCGCGGACGACATGCTTTCCACCCAGGCGCTGGCCTTCAACGGCCCGCTGATCTTGGCTCCGGCCATGAACCCGGCCATGTGGGCTGCGCCCGCGACCCAGGCCAACTGGCGCACACTGCTGGACCGCGGGGCCATAGGCGTCGGCCCGGCCAGCGGTTCGGTCGCCTGCGGCGATACCGGCGCGGGTCGCATGGCCCCGGTGGAGCAGGTGTTCGCTGAAGCGCTGCGCGCGCTGTCGCCACAGGACATGGCCGGCAAGCGCGTGCTCATCACCCTTGGCCCCACGCGCGAATACTGGGACGCGATCCGCTATCTTTCCAACCCGTCAAGCGGGCTTATGGGCGCCAGCCTGGCCGTGGCCGCCTGGATGCGCGGCGCCCAGGTCCATGTGGTCGCCGGGCCCTGTTCCTTTGTGTTTCCGCCCTCCATACGCGTCACGCGGGTCGTCGGCGCGCGCGAAATGTTTGCTGCGGCCAACGACTTCTGGCCGGAGGCGGACATGGCCTGCTGCGCCGCGGCGGTCTGCGACTTCCGCCCCGTCCCTCCCCCCTGCGGCATTGGCAACAAGCTCAAAAAGCGCGACTTGGACGGCCCCCCGGTGATGGAGCTGGAGGCCAACCCGGACATCCTGCGCAGCCTTGGCCAGAACAAGCGCGATCATCAGACGCTCATCGGCTTTGCCGCAGAAACAGGCGACCTTTTGCCACAGGCGAGCCTCAAGCTGACGGAAAAGCGGCTGGACCTCGTGGTGGCCAACAAGGTGAACGTTCCGGGCAGCGGCTTCGACGCGCCCACCAATGCCGTGCTGGTTTTGGACAGGAACGGCCGCGTGGAGCATTGGCCCGAACTTCCCAAAACAGAAGTGGCCTGGCGCATATGGGATCACTTGCAACATTTGTAG
- a CDS encoding 4Fe-4S binding protein, with product MSRITVSEERCKGCLLCTQVCPAEIIRQSERINQHGYKVAEVPAEDMAKCTGCASCATICPDVAIEVWRGKKPKKAA from the coding sequence ATGTCCCGCATCACGGTATCCGAGGAGCGCTGCAAGGGTTGCCTGCTGTGCACCCAGGTCTGCCCGGCGGAGATCATCCGGCAGAGCGAGCGCATCAACCAGCACGGCTACAAGGTGGCTGAAGTCCCGGCCGAGGACATGGCCAAATGCACCGGGTGCGCGTCCTGCGCCACCATCTGCCCGGACGTGGCCATAGAGGTCTGGCGCGGCAAGAAGCCGAAAAAGGCAGCCTAG
- a CDS encoding NAD-dependent epimerase, translating into MKVLVTGAAGFIGFHLSRRLLSMGHEVVGLDNLNDYYSVEVKLSRLELIKPDPKFTFVRMDLADNDGVAKLFAQHGFTHVVNLAAQAGVRYSIENPRAYIDSNVVGFLNILEGCRHNKVEHLAYASSSSVYGLNTTMPLSVHDNVDHPMSLYAATKKSNELMAHTYSHLYGLPTTGLRFFTVYGPWGRPDMALFLFTKAILAGEPIKVFNYGKMRRDFTYIDDIIEGVVRVTMHTAEPNPQWSGAKPDPATSPGPYRLYNIGNNNVVELSRYIEVLEECLGKKAIRELLPMQMGDVPATEANVDDLVRDVGFKPATSIETGIARFVDWYREYFKV; encoded by the coding sequence ATGAAGGTACTTGTCACCGGAGCCGCTGGTTTCATCGGCTTTCACCTGTCCCGACGCCTGCTGTCCATGGGGCACGAGGTCGTAGGCCTGGACAATCTGAACGACTACTATTCCGTTGAGGTCAAGCTCTCCCGCCTGGAACTGATCAAGCCGGATCCCAAATTCACGTTCGTCCGCATGGATTTGGCGGACAACGACGGCGTAGCCAAGCTTTTTGCACAGCACGGCTTCACTCACGTGGTGAACCTGGCCGCTCAGGCCGGGGTGCGCTACAGCATCGAAAACCCGCGCGCCTACATCGACTCCAACGTGGTCGGGTTTCTGAACATCCTGGAAGGGTGCCGCCACAACAAAGTGGAGCACCTGGCCTACGCCTCGTCCAGCTCCGTCTACGGGCTGAACACCACCATGCCGCTCAGCGTCCACGACAACGTGGACCACCCCATGAGCCTGTACGCCGCCACAAAGAAGTCCAATGAGCTCATGGCCCACACGTACAGCCACCTGTACGGCCTGCCGACCACCGGGCTCCGTTTCTTCACCGTGTACGGGCCCTGGGGCCGACCGGACATGGCACTGTTCCTGTTCACAAAGGCCATTCTGGCCGGCGAGCCCATCAAGGTGTTCAACTACGGCAAAATGCGCCGGGACTTCACCTACATCGACGACATCATCGAAGGCGTGGTGCGCGTGACCATGCACACGGCGGAGCCCAATCCCCAATGGTCAGGCGCCAAGCCCGACCCGGCCACCAGCCCCGGCCCATACCGGCTCTACAACATCGGCAACAACAACGTTGTTGAGCTTTCCCGCTACATCGAGGTCCTGGAAGAGTGCCTGGGCAAGAAGGCCATCAGGGAACTTTTACCCATGCAAATGGGCGACGTTCCCGCAACGGAAGCCAATGTGGATGACCTGGTCCGCGACGTCGGGTTCAAGCCCGCCACCAGCATTGAGACAGGCATTGCCCGCTTCGTGGACTGGTACAGGGAGTATTTCAAGGTCTAA
- a CDS encoding Bbp19 family protein, translating to MHHEGELLAACYHEVFGGQAGRSVLEDLQARAFHRDSSFSPDPQRAAFNEGRRSLLLHVLRMLDGPPSARARAQQGLGEA from the coding sequence ATGCACCACGAAGGAGAGCTTCTTGCCGCGTGCTATCATGAGGTCTTTGGCGGCCAGGCCGGGCGCAGCGTTCTGGAGGATCTGCAAGCCCGCGCCTTTCACCGGGACAGCAGCTTCAGCCCGGACCCGCAGCGTGCGGCGTTCAACGAAGGACGCCGCAGCCTGCTGCTGCATGTCCTGCGGATGCTCGACGGGCCGCCTTCGGCCCGGGCCCGCGCACAGCAGGGGCTTGGCGAGGCATAA
- a CDS encoding peptide chain release factor 3, whose protein sequence is MTDPQFLKDLAREAGRRRTFGIISHPDAGKTTLTEKLLLYGGAIQMAGTVKARKAARYATSDWMAMERERGISVTSSVMQFEYQDFAVNLLDTPGHQDFSEDTYRVLTAVDSAVMVIDSAKGVETQTRKLMDVCRLRDTPIITFINKMDREGREPLDLLSDIEESLGIECAAMTWPVGMGKGFKGTWNILKNQLHLFSATHGGKIQEGIVIKGLDDPRLDELLGTQADDLRRDMELVEGAGYPFDRERYLAGKQTPVFFGSAINNFGVQELLNAFVDLAPAPRPRTATTREVAPTEPEFSGVVFKIQANMDPAHRDRIAFLRICSGRFTRGMKLRHHRIGKDVTIANATIFMAQDRSNVDEAWPGDIIGLHNHGTIKIGDTFTEKEPLKFTGIPSFAPEHFRRVILKSPLKAKQLQKGLAQLAEEGAVQVFRPLMGNDYILGAVGVLQFDVIMARLKDEYGVDALYEPVQYTCARFVSCEDKRTLADFERAMHSSLAKDAEDNLAYLAPSQWRLEDTQEKWPDVRFNTTREHE, encoded by the coding sequence GTGACCGACCCTCAATTTCTCAAGGATCTCGCCCGCGAGGCGGGCCGACGCCGCACCTTCGGCATCATCAGCCACCCGGACGCGGGCAAGACGACACTGACCGAAAAGCTGCTCCTCTACGGCGGCGCCATCCAGATGGCGGGCACGGTGAAGGCGCGCAAGGCCGCCCGCTACGCCACCAGCGACTGGATGGCCATGGAGCGGGAGCGCGGCATCTCCGTCACCAGCTCGGTGATGCAGTTCGAGTACCAGGACTTCGCCGTGAACCTGCTGGACACCCCGGGCCACCAGGACTTCTCCGAGGACACCTACCGCGTGCTCACCGCCGTGGACTCCGCCGTCATGGTCATCGACTCGGCCAAGGGCGTGGAGACGCAAACGCGCAAGCTCATGGACGTGTGCCGCCTGCGCGACACGCCCATCATCACCTTCATCAACAAGATGGACCGCGAGGGCCGCGAGCCCCTGGACCTTTTGTCCGACATCGAGGAGAGCCTGGGCATAGAGTGCGCGGCCATGACCTGGCCCGTGGGCATGGGCAAGGGTTTCAAGGGCACCTGGAACATCCTCAAGAACCAGCTGCACCTCTTCTCCGCCACCCACGGCGGCAAGATCCAGGAAGGCATCGTCATCAAGGGCCTGGACGATCCCAGGTTGGACGAGCTGCTGGGCACCCAGGCCGACGACCTGCGCCGCGACATGGAGCTGGTGGAGGGAGCGGGCTACCCCTTTGACCGCGAACGCTACCTGGCGGGCAAACAGACCCCGGTGTTCTTCGGAAGCGCCATCAACAACTTCGGCGTGCAGGAGCTTCTGAACGCCTTCGTTGACCTGGCCCCGGCCCCCAGGCCCCGCACCGCCACCACCCGAGAGGTGGCGCCCACCGAACCAGAGTTCTCCGGCGTGGTGTTCAAGATCCAGGCGAACATGGACCCGGCCCACCGCGACCGCATCGCCTTCCTGCGCATCTGTTCCGGGCGCTTCACCCGCGGCATGAAGCTTCGGCACCACCGCATCGGCAAAGACGTCACCATCGCCAACGCCACCATCTTCATGGCCCAGGACAGAAGCAACGTGGACGAGGCCTGGCCCGGCGACATCATCGGCCTGCACAACCACGGCACCATCAAGATCGGCGACACCTTCACCGAAAAGGAGCCGCTGAAGTTCACCGGCATCCCCAGCTTCGCCCCGGAGCACTTCCGCCGCGTCATCCTCAAAAGCCCGCTCAAGGCCAAGCAGCTGCAGAAAGGGCTTGCCCAGCTGGCGGAGGAAGGCGCCGTGCAGGTGTTCCGGCCGCTCATGGGCAATGACTACATCCTGGGTGCGGTGGGCGTGCTCCAGTTCGATGTCATCATGGCCCGGCTCAAGGACGAGTATGGCGTGGACGCCCTGTACGAACCCGTCCAATACACCTGCGCGCGCTTCGTCTCCTGCGAGGACAAGCGCACGCTGGCCGACTTCGAACGGGCCATGCACTCCTCCCTCGCCAAAGACGCGGAGGACAACCTGGCCTACCTCGCCCCCAGCCAATGGCGGCTGGAGGACACCCAGGAGAAATGGCCCGATGTACGCTTCAACACCACCCGCGAACATGAATAG
- a CDS encoding 3-methyl-2-oxobutanoate dehydrogenase subunit VorB: MADKKERLFVKGNEAIAMGALAAGCRCFFGYPITPQNDIPEFMSKAIVEAGGEFVQAESEVAAANMLLGAGACGIRAMTSSSSPGMSLKQEAISYMAGSEVPAVIVNMNRGGPGLGDIGPSQGDYFQATRGGGHGDYRLLVLAPSSAQEAYDMTFNAFDLAFASRNPVLILGDAIIGQMKEPITPREPKTVDPNEGADWRLIGAPVSGPQARDHRIVKSLFLMDGELAGQNKKLQAKYEAWKKLVDFETFEVKDAELVVVAYGSIGRIAKNAVRSLRAKGKKVGLFRPKTVFPFPEKALEKLAKEGKRFLTIEHNLGQMVEDVRLSVRKYADSDLFCVYPGNMPSPDDFVAPILRALGRK; encoded by the coding sequence ATGGCAGACAAGAAGGAACGTCTCTTCGTCAAGGGCAACGAGGCCATCGCCATGGGCGCGCTGGCCGCTGGCTGCCGCTGCTTTTTCGGCTATCCCATCACGCCGCAGAACGACATTCCGGAGTTCATGAGCAAGGCCATCGTCGAGGCCGGGGGCGAGTTCGTCCAGGCCGAAAGCGAGGTCGCCGCGGCCAACATGCTCCTTGGCGCTGGCGCCTGCGGCATCCGCGCCATGACCAGCTCCTCCAGCCCGGGCATGAGCCTCAAGCAGGAGGCCATCAGCTACATGGCGGGCAGCGAGGTTCCGGCGGTCATCGTGAACATGAACCGTGGCGGCCCGGGCCTGGGCGACATCGGCCCCAGCCAGGGCGACTACTTCCAGGCCACGCGCGGGGGCGGGCACGGCGACTACCGGCTGCTGGTCCTTGCCCCCTCCAGCGCGCAGGAAGCCTACGACATGACCTTCAATGCCTTTGACCTGGCCTTCGCCTCGCGCAATCCCGTGCTCATCCTGGGCGACGCCATCATCGGCCAGATGAAGGAGCCCATCACCCCGCGCGAGCCCAAGACGGTGGATCCCAACGAGGGCGCGGACTGGCGGCTCATCGGCGCGCCGGTGTCCGGCCCGCAGGCGCGCGACCACCGCATCGTCAAGTCGCTGTTCCTCATGGACGGCGAGTTGGCCGGACAGAACAAAAAGCTGCAGGCCAAGTACGAGGCCTGGAAGAAGCTGGTGGATTTCGAGACCTTCGAGGTCAAGGACGCCGAACTTGTTGTCGTGGCCTACGGGTCCATCGGGCGCATCGCCAAGAACGCCGTGCGCTCCCTGCGGGCCAAGGGCAAGAAGGTGGGGCTGTTCCGCCCCAAGACCGTGTTCCCCTTCCCGGAAAAGGCCCTGGAGAAGCTGGCCAAGGAAGGCAAGCGCTTCCTGACCATCGAGCACAACCTGGGCCAGATGGTGGAGGACGTGCGCCTGTCCGTGCGCAAGTACGCCGACTCCGACCTGTTCTGCGTGTACCCCGGCAACATGCCCAGCCCGGACGACTTCGTGGCGCCCATTCTGCGCGCCCTGGGGAGGAAATAG
- a CDS encoding ParA family protein — protein MARRIVVANQKGGVGKTTTAVNLGASLAVMEKRVLLVDCDPQGNASSGLGFYPGDDRANIYTALFDPENVRKSIVTTAIPYLSLLPGTQDLVGAEIELADKLGREYYVRDLLSPVEDEYDFIIIDCPPSLGILTVNALCAARELLVPLQCEYYALEGLSQLLMTYELVKKRLNPELKVLGVVLTMYDQRNKLSWQVKHEVRKALPQHLFEVIIPRNVRLSEAPSFGKPVITYDIRSSGAEAYMALAQEVVRSKVRE, from the coding sequence GTGGCACGCAGAATTGTTGTTGCAAACCAGAAGGGCGGTGTCGGCAAGACGACCACTGCGGTCAACCTCGGCGCATCGCTTGCCGTCATGGAAAAGCGCGTGCTCCTGGTGGACTGCGACCCCCAGGGCAATGCGTCCAGCGGGCTGGGGTTCTACCCCGGCGACGACCGCGCCAACATCTATACGGCGCTGTTCGATCCGGAAAACGTCCGCAAGTCCATCGTCACCACGGCCATCCCCTATCTTTCGCTCCTGCCGGGAACGCAGGACCTGGTCGGCGCGGAGATAGAGCTGGCGGACAAGCTTGGCCGCGAATACTACGTGCGCGACCTGCTGAGCCCGGTGGAGGACGAGTACGACTTCATCATCATCGACTGCCCCCCTTCGCTGGGGATCTTGACCGTGAACGCGCTGTGCGCGGCGCGCGAACTGCTGGTGCCGCTGCAGTGCGAGTATTATGCCCTGGAGGGGCTCTCCCAGCTGCTCATGACCTACGAGCTGGTCAAGAAGCGCCTGAACCCGGAGTTGAAAGTGCTGGGCGTGGTGCTCACCATGTACGACCAGCGGAACAAGCTGTCCTGGCAGGTAAAGCACGAGGTGCGCAAAGCCCTGCCCCAGCACCTGTTCGAGGTGATCATTCCACGCAACGTGCGGCTTTCCGAAGCGCCCAGCTTCGGCAAACCGGTGATCACCTACGACATCCGCTCCAGCGGGGCGGAGGCGTACATGGCCCTGGCGCAGGAAGTGGTGCGGAGCAAGGTTCGGGAGTAG
- a CDS encoding 3'-5' exonuclease, producing the protein MNRRAPKKPPQDLSHLAPIADGAEMPEEHKRAFTTEEIGLLPLTAFVGKIILVECDRQLHQAMHVLHQEELLGFDTETRPIFKKGQVPPPALLQLAGSRDVYIFQLPKLADKAVLTELLASRHIVKSGVSVRDDLKGLKEHFEFTERGFVDLGEVAKRLGMATHGLRNLSANLLGVRISKGAQCSNWAREALSTKQIVYAATDAWISRELYLKFADMGMIDRDPPSRQ; encoded by the coding sequence ATGAATAGGCGCGCACCCAAAAAGCCCCCCCAGGACCTCTCGCATCTGGCCCCCATCGCCGATGGGGCCGAAATGCCCGAAGAGCACAAGCGGGCCTTCACCACCGAAGAAATCGGCTTGCTCCCCCTTACCGCCTTCGTGGGCAAGATCATCCTGGTGGAGTGCGACCGGCAACTGCACCAGGCCATGCATGTGCTGCACCAGGAAGAACTGCTGGGCTTCGACACCGAGACCCGGCCCATCTTCAAGAAGGGGCAGGTGCCGCCCCCCGCCCTGCTGCAACTCGCCGGAAGCCGCGATGTCTACATCTTCCAGCTCCCCAAGCTCGCCGACAAGGCCGTGCTCACCGAGCTGCTGGCCTCGCGCCACATCGTCAAAAGCGGCGTGTCCGTGCGCGACGACCTCAAAGGACTCAAAGAACACTTCGAGTTCACCGAGCGCGGCTTCGTGGACCTGGGCGAGGTGGCCAAACGCCTGGGCATGGCCACCCACGGCCTGCGCAACCTCTCGGCCAACCTGCTGGGCGTGCGCATCAGCAAGGGCGCGCAATGCTCCAACTGGGCACGCGAGGCGCTCTCCACCAAGCAGATCGTCTACGCCGCCACCGATGCCTGGATCAGCCGCGAACTGTACCTCAAATTCGCGGACATGGGCATGATCGACCGGGATCCCCCCTCCAGGCAGTAG
- a CDS encoding thiamine pyrophosphate-dependent enzyme encodes MKTAQAPARTNEHGEELVFTRPASMVDRATHYCPGCHHGIAHRLAAELIDEMGLQENTIAVASIGCSVFLYNYINVDSVEAPHGRAPAVATGVKRARPDKFVFTYQGDGDLASIGMAEIVHAANRGERMSVIFVNNTVYGMTGGQMAPTTLIGQKTTTCPGGRCKDREGAPIRMSEIVAQLGGVAFCARGSLDSVKNIRQAKKFMRRAFEVQAKGQGFGFVELLSGCPTNWRMTPLAANKRIAEEMIPYFPLGVYRDVESDGTCGPIATGDAGGK; translated from the coding sequence ATGAAGACCGCACAAGCCCCGGCGCGGACGAACGAGCACGGCGAAGAACTCGTCTTCACCCGGCCCGCGTCCATGGTGGACCGCGCCACCCACTACTGCCCCGGCTGCCACCACGGCATCGCCCACAGGCTGGCGGCAGAGCTCATCGACGAGATGGGCCTGCAGGAGAACACCATCGCGGTGGCCTCCATCGGCTGTTCGGTGTTTTTGTACAACTACATCAACGTCGATTCCGTGGAGGCTCCGCACGGCCGCGCCCCGGCCGTGGCCACCGGCGTCAAGCGCGCCCGGCCCGACAAGTTCGTCTTCACCTACCAGGGCGATGGCGACCTGGCCTCCATCGGCATGGCCGAGATCGTCCACGCGGCCAACCGTGGCGAGCGCATGAGCGTCATCTTCGTCAACAACACGGTGTACGGCATGACCGGCGGGCAGATGGCCCCAACCACGCTCATCGGGCAGAAAACCACCACCTGTCCCGGCGGCCGCTGCAAGGACCGCGAGGGCGCGCCCATCCGCATGAGCGAGATCGTCGCCCAGCTGGGCGGCGTGGCTTTCTGCGCGCGCGGCAGCCTGGATTCGGTCAAGAACATCCGGCAGGCCAAGAAGTTCATGCGCCGCGCCTTCGAGGTGCAGGCCAAGGGCCAGGGCTTCGGCTTCGTGGAGCTTCTCTCCGGCTGCCCCACCAATTGGCGCATGACGCCGCTGGCGGCCAACAAGCGCATCGCCGAGGAAATGATCCCCTACTTCCCGCTGGGCGTGTACCGGGACGTCGAGTCCGACGGCACCTGCGGGCCTATCGCCACCGGCGATGCGGGAGGCAAGTAA
- the queA gene encoding tRNA preQ1(34) S-adenosylmethionine ribosyltransferase-isomerase QueA, with translation MRHDTTPRDESDVPEPFRLSSYVYELPEDRIARRPAERRDGSRLLYLDRSAPAADPRQFAELPELLAAKYPQGGLLVANNSRVFPARVFGRRATGGRVELLLLTPLPLLHVKPLPDGRLCAEAEGLVRTAKRMKEGEAAQFEAPQGMEFQVVLLQRGEYGRCLLRLEWRGGIEAILNEIGHMPLPPYLEREDDAADRERYQTTYAAAAKAGSVAAPTAGLHFTPEVRARLAQRGFRWAEVTLYVGYGTFSPVRAADIRQHKMHSEYVEVPDETAATIRDAKASGLPVIAVGTTSARSLEGMFAARGSVEAFSGETDIYIRPGGVFNVVDALLTNFHLPESSLLIMVSTLAGRERIMAAYAVALARGFRFFSYGDAMLIV, from the coding sequence ATGCGCCATGACACGACCCCCCGCGACGAATCGGACGTTCCCGAGCCCTTTCGCCTGAGCAGCTATGTCTACGAACTGCCCGAGGACAGGATCGCCCGCCGCCCGGCGGAGCGCCGGGACGGATCGCGCCTGCTGTACCTGGACCGCTCTGCCCCGGCGGCGGACCCCAGACAGTTTGCCGAACTGCCGGAGCTCCTTGCCGCCAAGTACCCGCAGGGCGGACTTCTGGTGGCCAACAATTCCCGCGTGTTTCCGGCGCGGGTGTTCGGCCGCAGGGCCACGGGCGGGCGCGTGGAGCTGCTGCTCCTGACCCCTTTGCCGCTGCTTCACGTGAAACCATTGCCGGACGGCCGCCTTTGCGCCGAGGCCGAAGGGCTGGTGCGCACGGCCAAGCGCATGAAAGAGGGCGAGGCGGCGCAGTTTGAAGCGCCGCAAGGCATGGAATTTCAGGTGGTTCTGCTGCAGCGCGGGGAGTATGGGCGCTGCCTGCTGCGCCTGGAGTGGCGCGGCGGAATTGAGGCGATACTCAATGAAATCGGCCACATGCCTTTGCCGCCCTATCTGGAGCGCGAAGACGACGCCGCAGATCGCGAGCGCTACCAGACCACCTACGCCGCAGCGGCCAAGGCGGGCAGCGTGGCCGCGCCCACGGCCGGGCTGCACTTCACGCCAGAGGTGCGCGCGCGCCTGGCGCAGCGGGGCTTCCGCTGGGCCGAGGTGACGCTCTACGTGGGGTACGGCACCTTCAGCCCGGTGCGCGCGGCCGACATCCGCCAGCACAAGATGCACAGCGAATATGTGGAGGTGCCGGACGAGACAGCGGCGACCATCCGCGACGCCAAGGCCTCCGGCCTGCCCGTCATCGCCGTGGGCACCACCAGCGCGCGCAGCCTGGAGGGCATGTTCGCCGCGCGCGGGAGCGTGGAGGCCTTCAGCGGCGAAACGGACATCTACATCCGGCCGGGCGGCGTGTTCAACGTGGTGGACGCGTTGCTGACCAATTTCCATTTGCCAGAATCCAGCCTCCTGATTATGGTTTCGACCCTGGCGGGCCGAGAGCGCATCATGGCCGCCTATGCTGTGGCGCTTGCCCGGGGCTTCCGCTTTTTTTCCTACGGCGACGCCATGCTCATTGTGTGA
- the aroE gene encoding shikimate dehydrogenase, which translates to MNPNQNTKPQGQYGIIGWPLGHSKSPLLHNWGLKECGLPGVYVPWPTEPAKLKAFVAEARARKIRGVSVTIPHKQAVIPFLDGVTDRAKAVGAVNTLFWREGRLLGDNTDVAGIVAPLAPHREALASALVLGAGGAARAACFALKELGVADLAVSNRTQAKAEALARDFGIGAVPWEARTARAWTLIVNATPLGLKGGDEDASPWPQDGFGGVSLVFDMVYNPVRTRLIQDAQAAGVACISGLNMFLHQGLAQFELWTGRKLDEKRARQLLMADMTLTGA; encoded by the coding sequence GTGAACCCGAACCAGAACACGAAGCCGCAGGGCCAGTACGGCATCATCGGCTGGCCCCTGGGGCACAGCAAGAGCCCGCTCTTGCACAACTGGGGCCTCAAGGAATGCGGCCTGCCCGGCGTGTACGTCCCCTGGCCCACGGAACCGGCCAAGCTCAAAGCCTTTGTGGCCGAGGCCCGCGCCCGCAAGATCCGTGGGGTGAGCGTCACCATTCCGCACAAGCAGGCGGTGATTCCCTTCCTGGACGGGGTCACCGATCGGGCCAAGGCCGTTGGCGCGGTGAATACCCTGTTCTGGCGCGAAGGCAGGCTTTTGGGCGACAACACCGACGTGGCCGGCATCGTGGCCCCGCTGGCCCCGCACAGGGAGGCGCTGGCAAGCGCGCTGGTGTTGGGCGCGGGCGGGGCGGCGCGCGCCGCCTGCTTCGCCTTGAAGGAGCTTGGCGTTGCCGACCTCGCCGTGAGCAACCGCACACAGGCCAAGGCCGAGGCCCTGGCCAGGGACTTCGGCATTGGGGCTGTGCCCTGGGAAGCGCGCACGGCGCGGGCCTGGACGCTTATCGTCAATGCCACGCCCCTTGGCTTGAAGGGCGGCGACGAGGACGCGAGCCCCTGGCCGCAGGACGGCTTCGGCGGGGTCTCGCTGGTGTTCGACATGGTGTACAACCCCGTGCGCACCCGACTCATCCAGGACGCCCAGGCCGCGGGCGTGGCCTGCATCTCTGGCCTGAACATGTTCCTGCACCAGGGTCTGGCGCAGTTTGAGCTGTGGACCGGCAGGAAGCTTGACGAGAAGCGCGCCCGGCAGTTGCTCATGGCCGACATGACCCTGACCGGCGCATAG